From the Prochlorococcus marinus CUG1416 genome, the window TATATTTTTCTTAATTGTTCTTACAATAATAGTATCGCCATTTTTAATAAGATATTTACTAATAAATCAAAAAATACTTGTTCTAAATAGTATTTATTTTAATTTCCCTGGAATAATTACAAGAAAAAAAACATGTCCTAGCTATGATGCATTATTAAATCGAACACTCGATAATTCCTTTAGTGTATCAATTATGAATAATAATGGGACATTAATTAGTTCCTATAATGATGAAGTTCCAAGATTGCCAGCATCTAATCAAAAATTATTCTCATCAGCCTATGTTTTAAATAAATATAAATTAAATAATAATTTAAAAACTTCTTTATTAAAAAAAAATAAAAACAATTATTATTTGGTTGGTCAGGGTGATCCAGATTTGAATTATGAAGATATAATTGAACTAATTTCTAATGTTGAAGAAAATAAAAATATAAACTTTAATATTGTAGAAGTTGATTCAAAACTACATTGGCCTAAAGGTTGGACAAATACTGATAAGCTTTACGAATATGGATCTCCAATTACATCTCTTGCAATAGAAAGTAATCACAATAAATATGATGATATTTATGCTTTAAATAATTTTATTAAAAACTATTTAAATATTAAATTTTTAAACTCAAATGTAAATATTAATTATTTTGATTCAGAAAAAAGATTTTATTTAAAAGATGCTATCGAGATAAATAAAATATACTCAAATTCAATTCTATCATTATTAACTTTAACAAATTCTGAAAGCCATAATTTTACAGCAGAATCTCTCTTTAAAAATGCCTCTAATACTTGGAATTATAATGATTATTTAAAATTGAAAAATTGGTTAGGAAAAAAAGGTCTTCCAATAAGTAATACTTTTTTTGCAGATGCTAGTGGACTGTCTAGAAAAAATAGAATTACAACAAAGTTAGTTGTATTGTTTTTGGATAAAATGAGGTATTCAAATGATTTTAAAGCTTATCAATCTACACTTTCAATAATGGGAGTAAGAGGAACATTATCTAAACGATTTGTAAATTCTGAACTATCAGGTAAGTTCTTTGGAAAAACTGGAACTCTTTCAAATGTCTTTGCACTATCAGGCTTTTTATATAAAGATGAGAAGCCAATGATTATTAGCATTATCCAAAATTCAAAAAATATTGATAAAGAAAAAGCATTTAAATTATTACGTGAAGTTTATTACATGAAATCATGTAAATAAAAATATTATTTAAAATATTCCTTTAAATCCCTTTCAACACATGGCGGTACCATGTGATTAATTTCACCACCAAATTTTGCAACTTCTTTTACTAAAGAACTACTAAGAAAACTAAAATTTGTATTTGTCGATAGAAATATAGTTTCAATATCCTTATTTAAAGATTTATTTGTATGAGCAATCTGTAGTTCATACTCAAAATCACTCATTGCTCGTAAACCTCTTAGAATAAGGTTAGCTTTCAAATCCTTGGCACAATTGACAGTGAGGCCTGAATAAGAAATAACTTGAACATTATTTAAATAAGAAAGAGAATTTTTTATTTGTGATATTCTTTTTTGAAGATTAAATGTTGGATTTTTAGTAGTATTTTCTAAAACAGCTACAACTATATTGCCAAATAATTTTTCAGCCCTTTCTATTAAATCAATATGCCCGTTTGTTAGTGGATCAAATGTACCTGGATAAAGAATTTTCATGAATTTATTATGATCGAATAAGAAATTTAGTTAAAATAAGTTTATTAGATAAATTAATTATGACATTAAATCTAGAAGCAAAAAAAATCTTATTAAGAAAAATACCTCACGGACTATTCATTTGTGGTGTTAGAGATGAAGATAAAAATGAAGTAAACGGATTTACGGCTAGCTGGGTTACTCAAGGTTCCTTCAATCCCCCATTAGTCGTTATGGCTGTTAGAGCAGAGGGTTCTAGTCATGAAATAATAAAAACTTCAAATAAGTTCTCACTAAATGTTCTCAAAAGTGATCAAAAGGATCTAGCAGCAGTTTTCTTTAAACCCCAAAAAGCATTAGGAAGTAGATTTGAATCTATTGAATTTAATTTAGGTGAACTAGGTTTACCTATTTTAGTAGATAGTGTGGGTGGAGTTGAATGTGAAGTTGTTGGAAGTGTTATGCATGGAGACCATACCGTTTTTGTTGGTGAAGTTAAATCTGCTTATTTGAATAATGATGTTGACTCACTTAATTTAAGTTCAACTGGTTGGAATTATGGAGGTTAACCAATATAAATGAGTAATTACTCTATAGAAAAAATAGATAATAAAAATAATTTTAAAATTGAATATAAATTAATTAATAACAAGGAGTTATTAAAATCAAGACTAACCGAAATCCCAAAATCATCTGGTTGTTATCTTTTTAAAGATATAGATAATAATTTACTTTATATTGGTAAATCCAAAAAACTACGAAGTAGAGTTAGTAGTTATTTCAATAATTTTTCAGATTTAACTCCAAGATTAAGTTTGATGGTTCGTCAAATAACTGAAATAGAAATTATAGTCACAGATAGCGAATATGAAGCACTAAATTTAGAGTCAAATTTAATAAAAACAAACAAACCATACTTTAATATTCTATTAAAGGATGATAAGAAATATCCATATCTATGTATAACTTGGAGTGAAAAATATCCTCGAATATTTATTACACGAAGAAGAAGAAATAGAAATAATTTAGATAGATATTATGGACCTTATGTTGATGTAGGATTATTAAGGAGAACATTATTTACGATAAAAAAAATATTTCCACTTAGACAAAGACCAAGGCCAGTCTATAAGGATAGAACTTGTTTGAATTATTCAATAGGAAGATGTCCAGGTGTTTGCCAAGAAGTAATATCATCTGACGATTATAAAAAAATAATGAAACAAGTTTCTATGATATTTCAGGGAAGAAATGATGACTTAGAAATATTTTTACAAAAAAAAATGCTGCAATTTTCAAATGATTTAGATTATGAGAATGCAGCAAAAACAAGGGACCAAATTTCAGGTTTGAAATTATTAACTGAATCACAAAAAATATCAATACCAGATTCATCAATTAATAGAGATATATTTGGAATATTTTCAGAAAAGAATGTAGCTAGTATACAAATTTTCCAAATGAGATCTGGTAAGCTCATTGGGAGAATTGGCTATAGTCAAAAATTAAATAATGAAGATGAAAATCTTATTCTACAAAGGGTATTAGAAGAGCATTATATGAATGTTGAAGGAGTAGAAATACCATCAGAAATTCTTATTCAATATAACCTTCCAAAACAAACCACCATAGAGGATTGGTTAACGGAGCTAAGAAAAAAGAAAGTAAAAATAATAATCCCAAAAAGAAATAAAAAACATGAAACTGTTGAGATGGTTTTAAAAAATGCGAAATTAGAATTAGATAGAATATTAAATGGGATACAAGATAATGAATCAGCAATTGAGGATCTTGCCCAAATACTTGAATTAAGCGAACAACCTAAAAGAATTGAAGGTTATGATATAAGTCATATTCAAGGTACAGACCCTGTAGCATCACAAGTCGTTTTTATTGATGGTATACCTTCTAAACAGCATTATAGGAAATATAAAATTAAAGATCCAAACGTTTTTATAGGACATAGTGATGATTTTGCTTCGATATATGAAGTAATACATAGAAGGTTTAGAAAATGGTCAAGATTTAAAAAAAGCGGAGGTGATTTTTCAATATTAAATGATAAAACGAATAGCAAATTAGACAATGAACTTCTATCAGATTGGCCTGATTTAATAATGATTGACGGAGGTAAAGGGCAGTTAAATGCAGCTATTAAAGCATTAAAAGAATTAAATCTTGAGGAAGAAGTTACTATATGTTCATTGGCAAAAAAACACGAAGAAATATTTATTCCAGGTTTTAAAAAGTCTCTTGATACTGATGAAAATCAAAAAGGAGTTCTTCTATTAAGAAGAATAAGAGATGAAGCTCATAGATTTGCATTATCTTTTCATAGAGACAAAAGATCTAAGAGAATGAATAGATCACAATTATCCCAAATCAGTGGATTAGGGCCATCAAGAATAAAAGAATTGCTTGAGCATTTTAAATCAATAGACGCGATAAGAATAGCTAGTAAAGAGGATTTATCAAAAGTTAAAGGACTTGGAAAAAATTCAGTAAATGATATATATAAATATTTTCACGAGTTATAAATATTAATTAATTTTTGAAAAATAGATTTATAGATATTGTTAAATATAACTATATTAAAAATATATATTTATAAATTAATCTAGTAATTTGGCAGCTGAAGCATATCTCTGGTTTAAATCACTTCACATAATTGGGGTAGTCGTTTGGTTCTCCGGACTTTTTTATTTGGTAAGACTTTTCATATATCATGAAGAATCTAAAAATATGGATAATGAATTAAAAATTGCCTTTAATAAACAATACTCCTTGATGGAAAAACGGCTGGCGAATATAATAACAACTCCTGGGATGATATTAGCTTTAAGTATGGCTATATGCATGGTTATTATGCAGCCAAGTTGGTTAAGTGAGAAGTGGTTGCAAATTAAAATTTCTTTTGTTTTGGGATTAGTAATTTATCATTCCTATTGTTACAAAATAATGTATTCATTACAAAATGGTACCTCGACCATTTCAGCAAAAAACCTAAGATTATTAAATGAATTGCCAACTTTATTATTATTCATAATTGTACTTTTAGTTATTTTTAAAAATAATTTTCCAACCAGTGTTGCTACATGGAGTGTAGTTGGACTTGTTATTTTCATGTTGGCTTCAATACAGTTATATGCAAAGATTAGAAAGAAAAATGAGAATTCATTAAGTAATGAATAGGGAAGACTTAATAAAATTAACTTCCAATATTAATAAATATAGTTGTCCTAAAAATATTAATTTTCACTGTCATACAAAATTTAGTGATGGAAGTCTAGAACCCTATGAACTTTTAGAACAAGCTTATAAAAATAACTTGAAATTTTTATCAATAACCGATCATCATACAATTAAAGCTCATGAATATATAAAAACAAATAATATACTCACAAATTATCCTAAAGATGCATTTACATTGATTTCGGGAATAGAAATTAATTGTTTAATTCTAGGATGTTTAGTACATGTAATTGGATTGGGAATAGATATAAAAAGCAGATACCTTAATCCCTACATCCTTGGAGAATCTCCAATAGGTAATGATTTAAATATCAAATCAGTTATTAAAGCAATAAATTTAGCTGGTGGTTTATCATTTCTTGCACATCCAGCGAGGTACAGGATTCCCTTTTATAAATTAATTCCAGAGGCAAAAATACAAGGTATTGATGGAATAGAGGTTTGGTACGATTATGAACTTAATGAAGTATGGAATCCTAGTTTATTTGTCTGTTCAGAAATAGATAAATTAGCAAATAAATATTCAATGCTAAAAACATGCGGAACAGATAGTCATGGACTTTCACTCTTAGGCAGATAATTCAGAATTCGTTTTTTTCAATTTTTGAATCAGTATTAATAATTATATTCTTTAAATTTTCAATGACATCAGAAGAACAATTATTCCACATTTTTCTATTGACAATTTCAAGAAATCTTTGTGCAATATCTCTTAATGCCCATGGATTATTCTCTAGAAAGAAATTCTTAAGATCCCTATCACATAACCATGATTTATAAACTTCCTCATAACACCAATCTGATACTACTTCAGTAGAAGCATCAAAAGCATATAAGTAATCTAGTGTAGCTGAAAATTCAAAAGCTCCTTTATAACCATTATCCTTCATTCCATTTATCCATTTAGGGTTAAGAATTCTTGATATAACAACTTTATTAATTTCATCTTGTAATTTTGAAATTTTAGATAATCCAAATTTAGATAAATCACCATGATACATTTCCGGTAATTTACCGCTCAATTTTTTTACTGCTGAAGATAAACCACCTTGAAACTGATAATAGTCATCAGAATCTAAAATATCATGTTCCTTATTATCTTGGTTATGAACAACTAACTGTACATTTTTAAGAGCGTTTTCTAATGATTTTTTGTCCTCTATCGGCTCAAGATTATCACTGTAAATCCACTTACTCCAATTAAGAAAAGATTCGCCAAAATCATCAATATTTTCCCAATTAGAATTTGAAATTAGTTCTTGTAGACCAGCTCCATATGAACCCGGCGCTGAACCGAATATACGATTAATTGGATCACCATCCTTTAATGCTGCAGCAAGAGGATTGAATTTATCATTCTCATTAAGATTAGAAATAAGATTTATTGCTTTAGAAGTTAATTTAACTAACTGAGGAAATGCATCTCTAAACATTCCCGAAATCCTTAATGTAACGTCTACCCTTGGCCTATCGAGAACAGATAAAGGGATGATTTCTAAATCAATTACTCTTCTTGAGGGTCCATCCCAAATAGGTTGTACGCCTAATAAATATAATATTTGACAAATATCTTCTCCACCATTTCTCATTGTAGATGTTGCCCATACAGATATTGCTATATTTTTTAAATCTTCTCCATTGTCTTGTTTGTATAAATCAATTATTTGAGAAGCAGATTTACAACCAACACTCCATGCTGATTCAGTTGGCAGTCCTCTCGCATCAACTGAAAAGAAATTTTTACCAGTAGGTAAAGCTTCTGTTTTACCTCTCGTAGGGGCACCGGATGGACCACTGTTTACATATTTACCATTTAATGAATTAATAAATGATGATTTTTCATTATATGAAGAATTAATGATTGGATTTAGGATCTCATTTTTTAATAATAAAAAATAATTATTGTGTTTCTTATCATTAAAGAAATAGTCTATTATTTGCTGATTTTTATATTTTTCTAGATTTTTTATATTGGTTTTATTTTTGTAAAAAAACAAATATATTAGATATTTTGCTTGTTGTTCTAAAAACTCAATAGCCATTCTAAAATTTAAAATTTTTTTGTTTGAAAAACTCAATAATATTTTTTTATCCTTTTCAGTTAACTTTTGATCATATTTATTTGTCCAAGGATTCAAATCTAGTTTTAAATTTTTGGCTATATATTGAACAACACCAATTCGGCGGGCATTTGGCACTCTAGCAATACACAAGAATAAATTTATTTCATTAATATCATTCTGCCTATTGCCAAAAACATGTAATCCTGTTCTGATTTGAGATTCTTTAATTTTGCAAAGAAAGGAATCAATTTCTTCTATTTGATTATTTTTATTCATTAAAGTAATTTCACTAAAATCTTTTTTAATTAATTTAAAAATGGATTTTTCTATTATTTCAATACGATTAGAATTTAATAATTTTGCTTCAAAATATTCGTCTAAATAATTTTCTAATTTTGAATATTTTCCATATAATTCTGATCTATCCAAAGGTGGAGTTAAATGATCAATAATTGTGGCAGCAGTTCTTCTTTTAGCTTGGGATCCTTCGCCAGGATCATTTACGATAAAGGGATATATGTTAGGTATAGCTGGACAAATAATATTTGGGAAACATTTATTGCTGAGACCTATAGATTTGCCAGGTAACCATTCAACAGTCCCATGCTTACCAATATGGCATATAGCATTTGCATTAAAAACTTTTTCAATCCAAAAATATTGTGCTAAGTATCTATGGGGAGGTGGAAGATCAGGCGAATGAATATCTCTATCAGTGAAAGAGTCATAACCTCGTTGAGGTTGAATCAATAATGTTATTTTTCCAAATCTAAGACCATTTATTGAGAATCCTTTATTATCAAGGTCGATGGCATCAGATGGTTTGCCCCAACGATTAACAATAATATTTTTAGGATCAAGTTCTAAATTTTTCCAATATTTTAAATATTCACTAAGTGGTAAGTAATCTAATGGTTTATTATTTTGAGATTCAATATCATTAGTTCTAGTTTTTATAAGAATTGACATTAATTCCGAAGAATCTTGTGGATAATTACAAGATCCAAGGTCATAACCTTCTTCTCTTAACCAGTTAAGAATATTTATTATCGAAGTTGGTGTATTAAGACCAACACCATTACCGATTCTTCCATTCTTTACTGGATAATTACTTATAACTAAACAAATTCTTTTATCAAAATTATTAAGTTTTTGAAGTTTCACATAATTTGTCGCAAATTTTGAAATCCATTCAATACCTACTTGATCAGCTTTGTAACTAGTTATTTCAC encodes:
- a CDS encoding D-alanyl-D-alanine carboxypeptidase; this encodes MIKKLYIFFLIVLTIIVSPFLIRYLLINQKILVLNSIYFNFPGIITRKKTCPSYDALLNRTLDNSFSVSIMNNNGTLISSYNDEVPRLPASNQKLFSSAYVLNKYKLNNNLKTSLLKKNKNNYYLVGQGDPDLNYEDIIELISNVEENKNINFNIVEVDSKLHWPKGWTNTDKLYEYGSPITSLAIESNHNKYDDIYALNNFIKNYLNIKFLNSNVNINYFDSEKRFYLKDAIEINKIYSNSILSLLTLTNSESHNFTAESLFKNASNTWNYNDYLKLKNWLGKKGLPISNTFFADASGLSRKNRITTKLVVLFLDKMRYSNDFKAYQSTLSIMGVRGTLSKRFVNSELSGKFFGKTGTLSNVFALSGFLYKDEKPMIISIIQNSKNIDKEKAFKLLREVYYMKSCK
- the coaD gene encoding pantetheine-phosphate adenylyltransferase — encoded protein: MKILYPGTFDPLTNGHIDLIERAEKLFGNIVVAVLENTTKNPTFNLQKRISQIKNSLSYLNNVQVISYSGLTVNCAKDLKANLILRGLRAMSDFEYELQIAHTNKSLNKDIETIFLSTNTNFSFLSSSLVKEVAKFGGEINHMVPPCVERDLKEYFK
- the uvrC gene encoding excinuclease ABC subunit UvrC, which encodes MSNYSIEKIDNKNNFKIEYKLINNKELLKSRLTEIPKSSGCYLFKDIDNNLLYIGKSKKLRSRVSSYFNNFSDLTPRLSLMVRQITEIEIIVTDSEYEALNLESNLIKTNKPYFNILLKDDKKYPYLCITWSEKYPRIFITRRRRNRNNLDRYYGPYVDVGLLRRTLFTIKKIFPLRQRPRPVYKDRTCLNYSIGRCPGVCQEVISSDDYKKIMKQVSMIFQGRNDDLEIFLQKKMLQFSNDLDYENAAKTRDQISGLKLLTESQKISIPDSSINRDIFGIFSEKNVASIQIFQMRSGKLIGRIGYSQKLNNEDENLILQRVLEEHYMNVEGVEIPSEILIQYNLPKQTTIEDWLTELRKKKVKIIIPKRNKKHETVEMVLKNAKLELDRILNGIQDNESAIEDLAQILELSEQPKRIEGYDISHIQGTDPVASQVVFIDGIPSKQHYRKYKIKDPNVFIGHSDDFASIYEVIHRRFRKWSRFKKSGGDFSILNDKTNSKLDNELLSDWPDLIMIDGGKGQLNAAIKALKELNLEEEVTICSLAKKHEEIFIPGFKKSLDTDENQKGVLLLRRIRDEAHRFALSFHRDKRSKRMNRSQLSQISGLGPSRIKELLEHFKSIDAIRIASKEDLSKVKGLGKNSVNDIYKYFHEL
- a CDS encoding PHP domain-containing protein, producing the protein MNREDLIKLTSNINKYSCPKNINFHCHTKFSDGSLEPYELLEQAYKNNLKFLSITDHHTIKAHEYIKTNNILTNYPKDAFTLISGIEINCLILGCLVHVIGLGIDIKSRYLNPYILGESPIGNDLNIKSVIKAINLAGGLSFLAHPARYRIPFYKLIPEAKIQGIDGIEVWYDYELNEVWNPSLFVCSEIDKLANKYSMLKTCGTDSHGLSLLGR
- a CDS encoding flavin reductase family protein — its product is MTLNLEAKKILLRKIPHGLFICGVRDEDKNEVNGFTASWVTQGSFNPPLVVMAVRAEGSSHEIIKTSNKFSLNVLKSDQKDLAAVFFKPQKALGSRFESIEFNLGELGLPILVDSVGGVECEVVGSVMHGDHTVFVGEVKSAYLNNDVDSLNLSSTGWNYGG
- the hemJ gene encoding protoporphyrinogen oxidase HemJ produces the protein MAAEAYLWFKSLHIIGVVVWFSGLFYLVRLFIYHEESKNMDNELKIAFNKQYSLMEKRLANIITTPGMILALSMAICMVIMQPSWLSEKWLQIKISFVLGLVIYHSYCYKIMYSLQNGTSTISAKNLRLLNELPTLLLFIIVLLVIFKNNFPTSVATWSVVGLVIFMLASIQLYAKIRKKNENSLSNE
- the cobN gene encoding cobaltochelatase subunit CobN: MHRILNIAGNEKNKDDLIEQPVADFIFITSVKADLNLLSNLLLEKEFTSLKNNIRALEISNLNSSAQVDNYLLKTINYAKVVVLRLFGDKGTWNYGIEQLLNWQAFDKKRKLVILSGTLDQEVSLSETSSIDKDVALNISKLLRSGGLDNYRKFLNCLNYLKIDETLIPDEFLKISYYADPYLYDWKIEKGEKIGIISYKSLFLANEIEVNEKLNLQLRKCGLSPKTFFISTLKDHIIQKKLIEIFKKEDIKIIITTTSFSSSQIKNNDLIENSTNIFTSLKIPILQLLSSNISRKNWLNSSIGMNSSDLLMQIIIPEFDGRITTCPSAFKEIISKKNTLYSEITSYKADQVGIEWISKFATNYVKLQKLNNFDKRICLVISNYPVKNGRIGNGVGLNTPTSIINILNWLREEGYDLGSCNYPQDSSELMSILIKTRTNDIESQNNKPLDYLPLSEYLKYWKNLELDPKNIIVNRWGKPSDAIDLDNKGFSINGLRFGKITLLIQPQRGYDSFTDRDIHSPDLPPPHRYLAQYFWIEKVFNANAICHIGKHGTVEWLPGKSIGLSNKCFPNIICPAIPNIYPFIVNDPGEGSQAKRRTAATIIDHLTPPLDRSELYGKYSKLENYLDEYFEAKLLNSNRIEIIEKSIFKLIKKDFSEITLMNKNNQIEEIDSFLCKIKESQIRTGLHVFGNRQNDINEINLFLCIARVPNARRIGVVQYIAKNLKLDLNPWTNKYDQKLTEKDKKILLSFSNKKILNFRMAIEFLEQQAKYLIYLFFYKNKTNIKNLEKYKNQQIIDYFFNDKKHNNYFLLLKNEILNPIINSSYNEKSSFINSLNGKYVNSGPSGAPTRGKTEALPTGKNFFSVDARGLPTESAWSVGCKSASQIIDLYKQDNGEDLKNIAISVWATSTMRNGGEDICQILYLLGVQPIWDGPSRRVIDLEIIPLSVLDRPRVDVTLRISGMFRDAFPQLVKLTSKAINLISNLNENDKFNPLAAALKDGDPINRIFGSAPGSYGAGLQELISNSNWENIDDFGESFLNWSKWIYSDNLEPIEDKKSLENALKNVQLVVHNQDNKEHDILDSDDYYQFQGGLSSAVKKLSGKLPEMYHGDLSKFGLSKISKLQDEINKVVISRILNPKWINGMKDNGYKGAFEFSATLDYLYAFDASTEVVSDWCYEEVYKSWLCDRDLKNFFLENNPWALRDIAQRFLEIVNRKMWNNCSSDVIENLKNIIINTDSKIEKNEF